The Apium graveolens cultivar Ventura chromosome 3, ASM990537v1, whole genome shotgun sequence sequence GAAAAAGAAAACTGAACAAATCACTTACAGCCTTCTGAACAGCTTCATTGGTCACCCTTGGGGAGGACTTCCTTGAAGCTTGAGCTGAAGCATTGGCTGAGAAGAATGCCTTGAAATAAACCAGTAAGATTAGAATCGTGTTAATTTGTTAAGTAAAATAAATGAATATAGCTAAACTGTATCTCTAAAAATTAAAGTAAATGTGAAAAAACATCATTGCCCACTTGAACCTATCATCTCTAAAAGAGCAATTGATAGGTAATCAATGGAAACATATACCTCATCCTTTTTACCAGACAGTGCTTTGGCCAATGCATCAACTTCAACAACCTTTTGGGCAGCAAATGCAAGCCATGATATGATCTCTGAGTCCAGCTTGGTCTCATTAACAAGGTCGACAGCGGTGTGGAGAAGTGAACAAGATGTAGAAACAACAAGTTTGTCTGCAAATAAGGATTCCGATTTATATTATTTGTGAATGGAGGGAAAAACATCAGTGTTGCTATAAATTATATCAAAATATTTACCTTTACCCACGACTGCCTCAAGAGATTCTAGGGTTTTAAGAGACGATGCAAGGTCATTAGCCCAGATGTTCCTTCCGTCAACAACACCAGCAAATAGGTATTTTCCCGAAGGGAATCCACTCTTGATCAAATCAACAGTCTTTTCTCCACGAACCAAATCAAAACCAAAAGCTGTAACACCCTTCAGAGAAGTAAGGGTTTTGAATGCATCAGCAGGAACATCAGCAAAATAGGTCTCAATGAGTACATCAAGGCCAGATAGAGATGATTCTAGCTCAGCATAGGCCTTGGTGAATGCTTCCAACTGGTGAGCTTCAAGATCCTTAACAAGTGTGGGCTCATCAAACTGAATCCAAGAAGCACCTGCAGCCTTCAGTTCAGCCACTACTTCCCTGTGGATGTTTTGCTTTCAAGTTTACAACACATTTATAAATAGAACGAAAAATAAGGTAAAGTTCAAATTCTTACTTGTAGATTGGAAGAATCTTGTCAAGAAGGGAAAGAAGATTGAAGGTTTTCTCAACACCCTTGGCAGCCTTAGATAGCAACAAGTAGCTCACAGGGCCAACAAGGATTGGAACAGTATCCACACCAAGCTGCATAGAACTTAAGGTCAATGTCCGAATGAATGAAACTCCACCTCCCTTGATTTATCTATTTTCTAGGCTTATAAATTAAATTGAATCGCAAATAAAAATAGTTGTAGATAAGATGTCTATTAATAATGTTTCATGGAGTCaatcaaatattttttaattaaatcctacaaattcaagCACGCAAATTTGGTATAATTTTCTTAAAATGATTGGAGACTATGATACCCTGCCACTAGTTTTGTTAATATTAATTCTGTTAAAAACGTATAGATGTGTTGAACATAAGAAAGAAGAGATATTAGTAACTTACAGCCTTAGCCTCCTTGTATTCAGTCACTGCTTTGTGTGAGGCATAAGAGAACGTCACTTCAGGTCCCAATTCAGGAACTATGTAATGGCTGAATAATTACATTGAATCAAAATATTGTCAATACTAAGATGAAAAGTAGTACACATTAGGTAGGAAGTCTTTAAGAGGGGTGAAAACTTACTAGTTGGTGTCAAACCACTTGGTCATTTCCATAGCAGGAACAGAGGCATTTCCTCTAGCCATTGAGAAGTAAGTGTCAAGCCCGACCTCACCGCCATTCCAGTTGTACCTTTTGGGAACAGCTCCGAGCATAGCAGTAGTGTCAAGAACCTGGTCATAATACGCAAAAGTGTTGCTGGGAATATACTTGATGCCAGCGCCAGCCATCTGCTTCCAGATGGATGATCTTAGGTCAGAAGCCACCTTTTGCAAGTCCTCAGCAGTGCTCTTCCCATCCCAGAATGATTCAAGGGCAAATTTGAGCTCTCTCTTAGGGCCCATGCGGGGATATCCAACAATATGTGATGCCATTGCtctgaataaataaataaaaagatgataaaattattatataagttACAGCAGAATGAAGGCATGTATCACTAATAAATGCACAAATTGCATTAGATTTCAAAAGCATCATAACTATAATTATAACAGTCACATACCTGTTACCATATTAAAGATCTTAAATTTCAATTAACACTGTATCTGGCTTAACTCTCAACTATAATACAAGCAACTGTTCATGCTGATTCGAGCTAAATCAAAGAAAATGGAAATTTTAATCAGGCAGCAGTTAACCCACTTCAAGTTCTGTGAGTTCCTATACAAACTCATGGAAAGACGTTGAACAAACATCTCCACCCAAGGAGTGTAATATATACAATTACATAATTATGATAGATATCCACTAATAACAGGAAAGGAATAAACTTAATTAAGTTTGAGAACATGCCGTAATGAGCAATGAGCCAATGAGCCGACAATATGCTCAAATTAGAAATGGACAAATCATGTACCTAATCAGTAAAACTTCAACGTCCAAAATCCGAACCAACAAAATTAACAAAGACACGGAGTGAGTTGTCTAAACTTTCTGAAATTAAGTAAGAACTTTAACCCTGTATTAGATCTAAAACAAATCAAACAGCCCCGCTACAGATCTACAAATTCGTATATTTTTTGGTTTTTTTCCTAATTGGATCTACAAGTTTCGATGTCCTCGTACGCCAAATTTACCAAAAAAATATAGTACAGCACGACTAACTTGGAACCACATTACTAGATCACTACATGTCATGGAATGGCAGCAAAGCACAACAGAGCAGCATTTGCGATATTTAAACGTAATGCATAAATATAGTGACAAGTACGCAGTATAAAATCAGAGAGCTAGATAGATAGATACAATTAAATACGATTCAGCATCAAAATTACGAGTAATACCGGTAGATCTCAGACGTAAACAATGTGAAAACCTAGATCACAAATGAATTATACACAATTACCCCAATTAAATTACgtttatgttttttatttttactAAATCCAGTTAATTGAGCATTAAGACGTATAATTATGTAAATTAAACTAAAGAGAAGGGGCGAGGGGTGAAGGACAGGGCGTACCTGTAGGAAGAGGTATGAAATGAAAGGTTGTTGTGAAACAATGCACAGCGAGAGAGGAGAGAAATGGGAGAGACACGAATCGAGAGAGAACGGGAGAGGGTTATTTATAGATAGAGTGTGTGCCTGTAGTGGGTGAGATGAGAGTTAGGCCCCAACCCGCTTTTGTTTTTTCGGTTGCCTGTGACACTGGGGGGTGGCTGGGTAGATCTCGAAATTTGCACTGAAATCAAAGGGGGCCCTTTCTTTTTTACCGGAACCCGGAGTAGTAATCCTCAATTTTCCAAGTTGGTGTTTGTGCCCGTCTCAATCGTGACTTGGATTGGATAACGCGCCAGCGCTGACTGCGTCGTTATTATGGTAATTTTACTGCCTAACAATAACAACCAACCTATACACCGAGGGGCTTGAGCCGGTAATTCCAATACAAATAGTACAAGTATTCAACTGTAGTGCTGCTTTGTAATTTGTAACTAGCTtcactaatttttttttattatttaaaattataataaaattcttTTGTTAATAT is a genomic window containing:
- the LOC141711944 gene encoding 5-methyltetrahydropteroyltriglutamate--homocysteine methyltransferase-like: MASHIVGYPRMGPKRELKFALESFWDGKSTAEDLQKVASDLRSSIWKQMAGAGIKYIPSNTFAYYDQVLDTTAMLGAVPKRYNWNGGEVGLDTYFSMARGNASVPAMEMTKWFDTNYHYIVPELGPEVTFSYASHKAVTEYKEAKALGVDTVPILVGPVSYLLLSKAAKGVEKTFNLLSLLDKILPIYKEVVAELKAAGASWIQFDEPTLVKDLEAHQLEAFTKAYAELESSLSGLDVLIETYFADVPADAFKTLTSLKGVTAFGFDLVRGEKTVDLIKSGFPSGKYLFAGVVDGRNIWANDLASSLKTLESLEAVVGKDKLVVSTSCSLLHTAVDLVNETKLDSEIISWLAFAAQKVVEVDALAKALSGKKDEAFFSANASAQASRKSSPRVTNEAVQKAASALKGSDHRRATNVSARLDAQQKKLNLPILPTTTIGSFPQTVELRRVRREYKAKKISEEEYVNAITEEISKVVKLQEDLDIDVLVHGEPERNDMVEYFGEQLSGFAFTANGWVQSYGSRCVKPPIIYGDVSRPKPMTVFWSSKAQSMTKRPMKGMLTGPVTILNWSFVRNDQPRSETCYQIALSIKDEVEDLEKAGVTVIQIDEAALREGLPLRKSEHAFYLDWAVHSFRITNVGVLDTTQIHTHMCYSNFNDIIHSIIDMDADVITIENSRSDEKLLSVFREGVKYGAGIGPGVYDIHSPRIPSTEEIADRINKMLAVLETNILWVNPDCGLKTRKYAEVNPALKAMVDAAKLLRTQLASAK